From the Spiroplasma chrysopicola DF-1 genome, one window contains:
- a CDS encoding ABC transporter permease has protein sequence MRGFKLLFKNNFRNTTKNKIQFFGLIVLVFLTSLIFTIVEVSKQRVDLVYNNFISEKMSNQHDFIVDFSETSYIQGENDPFLEITDLEKRQNAIVDYLAKSEEIKKMGLDFKYNRVEARTFNLKDNKVIKAVTLNPQQAVDKFVVANGMPLDVYAKYLESIRGETNHWTYLTPQFAKNNNIKINDIIRLQADIYGTTIKVADSEITPVDLSEFAGKDINDWLPNSNYSSTTWFRVVGFGQSADFITPIIDSTHPFPNMKDEGIAYVNPKLFGLTKEKIDVDGKTYDVDKFDLTNQVLAAESNFDREIYYAGKFNANVSMADRENLSRKLNKYLNTQASQEIALKSHYEKTLLSDEPVLTFKTDTTYKFANRTVYFTTALNGFITGSYILIALILIISFFVLILVLRRQIETTGPQNGLLRALGYRRRYIIWSYLSYPLMIALAGGALGYLLGISAQFFVKLIFGSYFNLPYTGFAFAPWALVTSVVIIFTMLLLVTIISATLMVVKKTPLELIKKEDSFSAGRIKRAVKKMFSFRNTFDSRFQAVQLSNSLGKMAGVSLTMIISTAMITGSLMIPIMLTNNIDYSYAGNNYNTLVEYNSPVYNLPTTFMKTYDPSQQPWRTADSALEKTNMTKNGDQYLIDFENGTINSENYAPTYDASEMRSLTYRNISKEFLKSNKLSVLGTDNETISNAICRSTWKDYGDYGLQSLSKKTILNFLESPTQALKYVRELEQYRLFYWKYRNTVALDIQREPYFEDNRISLDSSNSILNNNIFTKDDFAREFNQNISVINLQDNHLRPADERPLSESFLIPLQSGNADNFINEVKKPMFYLFDWIYSYFVNNVNQCFTQGVYTKAPQTIQAKIKTAFNDPTKNFNLSFGVVPFNPLTDDRGTMLEATTNNTKFKIYGIDESFKNQNLINSNNKGNLNDLLFNSGNDGIVINQTLSRTLGLKAGDTIDFAVIAKLLTKNDDKGYQVDKILNSWDASAVTGNYDDGSGKAAGTIGKMLFNEENKYKNSYIGDGQENDEVLKSTLDLNDPTSTTPTVLNQKVVSGDLLLKSNTINQSFKVVGVTNQYGAAKAWINNTRAEELLGFDQTRNYLLRLFMNEWSNSILNSAVFNLSGSYKTALEKLKEFIDSNSNQITPVSELWNKFVSTFDNADLAVDWIKVFNNEYPIFNYKTSNSKTVDDVEYGLSTIQSFGDYSFYGLNGGSRQQSGNDDVITYPSYANNAFDNLLPIAEAKKILADIILAVNSILIFIIVISFILSFMIIILTSNIIIAENRTIIATMKVLGYKNSYITKLVIGMYIPVIIIMTIAGFGFGWLGLVIGNSILTSIGLALPLILNFWIPLVAIGSGLGLYLLAYLISWFSMNKIKPLIAIMEDN, from the coding sequence ATGCGCGGATTTAAGCTTTTATTTAAAAATAATTTTAGGAATACAACAAAAAATAAAATTCAGTTTTTTGGTTTAATTGTTTTGGTCTTTTTAACAAGTTTAATTTTTACAATTGTTGAAGTTTCAAAACAACGGGTTGATCTAGTTTATAATAATTTTATTTCAGAAAAAATGAGTAACCAACATGATTTTATTGTTGATTTTTCTGAGACATCATACATTCAAGGGGAAAATGATCCATTTTTAGAAATTACTGATTTAGAAAAACGCCAAAATGCAATTGTTGATTACTTGGCGAAAAGTGAAGAGATTAAGAAAATGGGGTTAGATTTTAAATATAATCGAGTTGAAGCTCGAACATTTAATTTAAAAGATAACAAAGTTATTAAAGCAGTAACATTAAATCCACAACAAGCAGTTGATAAATTTGTTGTGGCAAATGGAATGCCATTAGATGTATATGCCAAATATTTGGAATCAATTCGGGGAGAAACAAATCACTGAACATATTTGACACCCCAATTTGCTAAAAATAATAATATTAAAATTAATGACATTATTCGTTTGCAAGCAGATATTTATGGAACAACAATTAAAGTTGCCGATAGTGAAATAACACCAGTTGATTTATCAGAATTTGCTGGGAAAGATATTAATGATTGATTACCAAATAGTAATTATTCATCAACAACATGATTTCGTGTTGTTGGGTTTGGCCAATCAGCTGATTTCATTACTCCAATTATTGATTCAACTCATCCTTTTCCAAATATGAAAGATGAAGGGATTGCTTATGTTAATCCAAAATTATTTGGACTAACAAAAGAAAAAATTGATGTTGATGGTAAAACATATGACGTTGATAAATTTGACTTAACAAACCAAGTTTTAGCGGCTGAAAGTAATTTTGACCGGGAAATCTATTACGCAGGAAAATTTAATGCTAATGTTTCAATGGCGGATAGAGAAAATTTATCAAGAAAACTAAATAAGTATTTAAATACGCAAGCAAGTCAAGAAATTGCTCTTAAATCGCATTATGAAAAAACATTATTATCAGATGAACCAGTTTTAACTTTTAAAACTGATACAACATATAAATTTGCTAATCGAACAGTTTACTTTACAACTGCCTTAAATGGCTTTATTACAGGTTCATATATTTTAATTGCCTTGATTTTAATTATTTCATTCTTTGTTTTAATTTTAGTTTTACGTCGCCAAATTGAAACAACAGGACCACAAAACGGTTTATTAAGAGCGTTAGGATATCGTCGACGATATATTATTTGAAGTTATTTATCATATCCATTAATGATTGCCCTAGCGGGAGGAGCCTTGGGTTATTTACTTGGAATTTCAGCGCAATTCTTTGTTAAATTGATTTTTGGCTCATACTTTAACTTACCATATACTGGTTTTGCTTTTGCCCCATGAGCATTAGTAACCTCAGTTGTTATTATTTTTACAATGTTATTATTAGTAACAATCATTAGTGCAACATTAATGGTGGTCAAAAAAACACCATTAGAATTAATTAAGAAAGAAGATTCTTTCTCAGCAGGAAGAATCAAACGAGCAGTTAAGAAAATGTTTTCATTCCGTAATACTTTTGATAGTAGATTCCAAGCTGTGCAATTATCAAATTCTCTTGGAAAAATGGCGGGAGTTTCTTTAACAATGATTATTAGTACCGCAATGATTACTGGTTCATTAATGATTCCAATTATGTTAACAAATAATATTGATTATTCGTATGCTGGAAATAACTACAATACGTTAGTTGAATACAATAGCCCAGTTTATAATTTACCAACAACTTTTATGAAAACATATGATCCAAGTCAGCAACCATGACGAACAGCAGATAGTGCTTTAGAAAAAACAAACATGACAAAAAATGGTGATCAGTATTTAATTGATTTTGAAAATGGGACAATAAACTCGGAAAACTATGCACCAACATATGATGCTAGTGAAATGCGTTCATTGACATATCGTAATATTTCAAAAGAATTCTTAAAAAGTAATAAGTTAAGTGTTTTAGGAACAGATAATGAAACAATTTCTAATGCAATTTGTCGTAGTACATGAAAAGATTATGGTGACTATGGACTTCAATCTTTAAGTAAAAAAACAATTTTAAACTTTTTAGAATCACCAACACAAGCGTTAAAATATGTTCGTGAATTAGAACAGTACCGTTTATTCTATTGAAAATATCGTAATACAGTTGCCTTAGATATTCAACGTGAACCATATTTTGAAGATAATCGAATTTCGTTAGATAGTAGTAATTCAATTTTGAACAATAACATTTTTACAAAAGATGATTTTGCCCGCGAATTCAATCAAAATATTAGTGTTATTAATTTACAAGATAATCATTTACGACCAGCTGATGAAAGACCATTGTCGGAATCATTTTTAATTCCGTTACAGTCAGGGAATGCTGATAACTTTATTAATGAAGTTAAAAAACCAATGTTCTATTTATTTGACTGAATTTACTCATATTTTGTAAATAATGTTAACCAATGTTTTACGCAAGGAGTTTATACAAAAGCCCCCCAAACAATTCAAGCCAAAATTAAAACAGCTTTTAATGATCCAACTAAAAACTTTAATTTAAGTTTTGGAGTTGTTCCTTTCAACCCATTAACAGATGATAGAGGAACAATGTTAGAAGCAACAACAAATAATACTAAATTTAAAATTTATGGAATTGATGAAAGCTTTAAAAACCAAAACTTAATTAATAGTAATAATAAGGGTAATTTAAATGACTTATTATTTAATAGTGGTAATGATGGAATCGTGATTAACCAAACACTATCACGAACACTGGGATTAAAAGCAGGTGATACAATTGATTTTGCTGTTATTGCAAAATTATTAACAAAAAATGATGATAAAGGATACCAAGTAGATAAAATTTTAAATAGTTGAGATGCTAGTGCTGTTACTGGAAATTATGATGATGGTAGTGGTAAAGCTGCTGGAACAATTGGGAAGATGTTATTTAATGAAGAAAACAAATATAAAAATAGTTATATTGGTGATGGACAAGAAAATGATGAAGTATTAAAAAGTACTTTAGATTTAAATGATCCAACTTCAACAACTCCAACAGTTTTAAATCAAAAAGTAGTTAGCGGTGATTTATTACTAAAAAGTAACACGATTAATCAAAGTTTTAAAGTTGTCGGAGTAACAAATCAATATGGAGCAGCTAAAGCTTGAATTAACAATACAAGAGCGGAAGAATTATTAGGATTTGACCAAACAAGAAATTATTTGTTACGTTTATTTATGAATGAATGATCTAATTCAATTTTAAATTCAGCAGTATTTAATTTAAGTGGTTCATATAAAACAGCTTTAGAAAAATTAAAAGAATTTATTGATAGTAATAGCAATCAAATAACACCAGTTAGTGAATTATGAAACAAGTTTGTTTCAACATTTGACAATGCTGATTTAGCAGTTGATTGAATTAAAGTATTTAATAATGAATATCCAATTTTCAATTATAAAACATCAAACAGTAAAACTGTTGATGATGTTGAGTATGGTTTATCAACTATTCAATCATTTGGTGACTATAGTTTTTATGGGTTAAATGGTGGTTCTCGTCAACAAAGTGGCAATGATGATGTTATTACTTATCCTTCATATGCCAATAATGCATTTGATAATTTATTACCAATCGCTGAAGCCAAAAAAATCTTAGCTGATATTATTCTGGCTGTTAATAGTATATTAATCTTCATTATAGTTATTTCATTTATTTTAAGTTTTATGATTATTATTCTAACAAGTAATATTATTATTGCTGAGAATCGAACAATTATTGCAACAATGAAAGTCTTAGGATATAAAAATAGTTATATTACTAAGTTAGTAATTGGAATGTATATTCCAGTCATTATTATAATGACAATTGCTGGGTTTGGTTTTGGATGATTAGGATTAGTAATTGGTAATAGTATTTTAACAAGTATAGGGTTAGCGTTACCATTAATTCTGAACTTTTGAATTCCCCTTGTTGCAATTGGTAGTGGTTTAGGATTGTACTTATTAGCTTACTTAATTAGTTGATTTAGTATGAATAAAATTAAACCATTAATTGCAATTATGGAAGATAATTAG
- a CDS encoding Hsp33 family molecular chaperone HslO — MDRIVKGLSNDHNIKITITDATNLLNEIIKLHETNPLATIALARTTMATILIGSDMKEESDKITSILNGKGPIGTIMAEYTGHKVRAFCANPQFSLEDIDRDHDVISQVVGTKGYLQVIKDLGMKEPFTGKIKLISGEINLDFTYYLVQSEQIKSLIACSVKLNKDNTIEKAVGLYAQLLPEHQEEDIDYLEGKVENLGSITEKLIESDDLKNIFHLIDPECKIYEPEEIKFSCSCSFEKALESVKLLGEEQINEVLENNSEVEIVCDFCRTKYLISSDDIKKLMVS; from the coding sequence ATGGACAGAATTGTTAAAGGTCTAAGTAATGACCATAATATAAAAATTACCATTACTGATGCAACAAATTTGTTAAATGAAATTATTAAATTACATGAAACAAATCCGTTAGCAACAATTGCCTTAGCGCGAACAACAATGGCAACAATTTTAATTGGTAGTGACATGAAAGAAGAAAGCGATAAAATTACTTCGATTCTAAACGGAAAGGGTCCAATTGGGACAATTATGGCTGAATATACTGGGCATAAAGTTAGAGCTTTTTGTGCTAATCCCCAATTTAGTTTAGAAGATATTGATCGTGACCATGATGTAATTTCCCAAGTAGTTGGAACAAAGGGTTATTTACAAGTTATTAAAGATTTGGGGATGAAAGAACCATTTACAGGAAAAATTAAATTAATTTCAGGAGAAATTAATTTAGATTTTACCTATTACTTAGTGCAAAGTGAACAAATTAAATCATTAATTGCTTGCTCAGTTAAATTAAATAAAGATAACACAATTGAAAAAGCAGTTGGTTTATATGCTCAATTATTGCCTGAACACCAAGAAGAAGATATTGACTATTTAGAAGGAAAAGTTGAAAATTTAGGAAGTATTACCGAAAAACTAATTGAATCTGATGATTTAAAAAACATTTTTCATTTAATTGATCCAGAATGTAAAATTTATGAACCAGAAGAAATTAAGTTTAGTTGTAGTTGTTCATTTGAAAAAGCTTTAGAATCAGTCAAATTATTAGGAGAAGAACAAATTAATGAGGTGCTAGAAAATAATAGCGAAGTTGAGATTGTTTGTGATTTTTGTCGAACAAAATACTTAATTAGTAGTGATGATATTAAAAAACTAATGGTATCATAA
- the tilS gene encoding tRNA lysidine(34) synthetase TilS, with protein sequence MMRYDLLKPDRKYIIAVSGGPDSIFLLDNIYNNSDLNINNFIVCFVNYQKREDSYYDQQIVEQYCQTRKIKLLVKTVTPADYLQYQKLSHNFQAIARYLRYDFFLEVAKQYDCLAVLIAHNLTDNIETFLLQKQRNGMVEYYGLSVESTYFSKVLQDQLTIKRIMLDVSRQFILEYLSNNKINYAIDSTNILPIYHRNIIRQEIQDLNIMDLLTEMQTYNTINDQLKDLTTSYFLANKGTINIKTWQAISDPNLKQMILFNYFKKLGLASLITNKKRKFLIELREELESKKPNIIVAINKEYYFVKSYQVVKVIKQTELEVVSTVINNNATKAFWKNYQIDKGTCQKYSFKINPNQYPLLITNDIEKLRTIIIKNKKLNRWFIDEKIDLFSRYDYYVLDQKNNLIYANPKVWQKVKEFINNSDLEKDKKIYFMIK encoded by the coding sequence ATGATGCGTTATGATCTGTTAAAACCTGATAGAAAATATATTATTGCTGTCTCAGGAGGACCAGATAGTATTTTTCTGTTAGATAATATCTACAATAATAGTGATCTAAATATCAATAATTTCATTGTTTGTTTTGTTAATTATCAAAAGCGCGAAGATAGCTATTATGATCAACAAATTGTTGAACAGTATTGTCAGACACGAAAAATTAAACTGCTTGTTAAAACTGTAACACCAGCAGATTATTTACAGTATCAAAAATTATCGCATAATTTTCAAGCAATTGCTCGTTATTTACGCTATGATTTTTTCCTTGAAGTAGCAAAACAATATGATTGCTTAGCTGTTTTAATTGCGCATAATTTAACTGATAATATTGAAACATTCTTATTACAAAAACAGCGCAATGGGATGGTTGAATATTATGGATTAAGTGTGGAAAGTACTTATTTTTCAAAAGTATTACAAGACCAATTAACAATTAAAAGAATTATGTTAGATGTTTCGCGCCAGTTTATTTTAGAATACTTGAGTAATAATAAAATAAATTATGCTATTGATTCAACTAATATTTTACCGATTTATCATCGTAATATTATTCGCCAAGAAATTCAAGATTTAAATATAATGGATTTATTGACCGAAATGCAAACCTATAATACTATAAATGATCAATTAAAAGATTTAACAACAAGCTATTTTTTAGCGAACAAGGGCACTATTAATATTAAGACATGACAAGCAATTAGCGACCCCAACTTAAAACAAATGATTTTATTTAATTATTTTAAAAAATTAGGATTAGCATCCTTAATTACGAATAAAAAGCGAAAGTTTTTAATTGAATTAAGAGAAGAATTAGAAAGTAAAAAACCAAATATTATAGTAGCCATTAATAAAGAATATTATTTTGTAAAGAGTTATCAAGTAGTAAAAGTTATTAAGCAAACAGAATTAGAAGTTGTTTCAACTGTAATTAATAATAATGCAACAAAAGCGTTCTGAAAAAATTATCAAATTGATAAGGGAACCTGTCAAAAGTATAGTTTTAAAATTAACCCTAATCAATACCCATTATTAATAACTAATGATATCGAAAAATTACGAACAATTATTATCAAAAATAAAAAATTAAACCGCTGATTTATTGATGAAAAAATTGATCTTTTTAGCCGCTATGACTATTATGTTTTAGATCAAAAAAATAATTTAATTTATGCTAACCCAAAAGTTTGGCAAAAAGTAAAAGAATTTATTAATAATAGTGATTTAGAAAAAGACAAAAAAATATATTTTATGATAAAATAA
- a CDS encoding DNA polymerase III subunit delta', which translates to MDSLFTDQDFKKIAFLKEQVKNNSFPNQLLIINNDSDKLNQFANLLARFLVCQNNLELNCSCNNCQRINNNTFYDLKVCGDYLSAIKKEEIQEIIASFQYSALEANGKKIYLIRGAELMTPEAANSLLKFLEEPSETTYAILLTKNKNKVLDTIKSRCLNLLLNNVIVNQVIEDFKKEFVINFFSSLENNKENIFILIRELFGYSNLDNQEILFLIGNVIKNSAWQEYNIGSQKLITTLETKKNKLIEICFAMGNLLTDNLNKELVLEKAMIDFYNEVV; encoded by the coding sequence ATGGATAGCTTGTTTACCGACCAAGATTTTAAAAAAATTGCTTTTTTAAAAGAACAAGTTAAAAATAATTCTTTTCCTAATCAGCTGTTAATTATTAATAATGATAGTGATAAATTAAATCAGTTTGCCAATTTGCTGGCACGCTTTTTAGTATGTCAAAATAATCTTGAGCTTAATTGTTCATGTAATAATTGTCAAAGAATTAATAATAATACTTTCTATGATTTGAAAGTTTGTGGTGATTATCTAAGCGCAATTAAAAAAGAAGAAATTCAAGAAATTATTGCTAGTTTTCAATATTCTGCTTTAGAAGCAAATGGGAAAAAGATTTATCTTATTCGCGGAGCCGAATTAATGACCCCTGAAGCTGCTAATTCTCTGCTAAAGTTTTTAGAAGAACCATCAGAAACAACGTATGCAATTTTATTAACAAAAAATAAAAATAAAGTGTTGGATACAATTAAATCGCGTTGTTTAAATTTACTATTGAATAATGTTATTGTAAATCAAGTAATTGAAGATTTTAAAAAAGAATTTGTTATTAACTTTTTTAGTAGTTTAGAAAACAATAAAGAAAATATTTTTATTTTAATTAGGGAATTATTTGGATATAGTAATCTTGATAATCAAGAAATTCTCTTTTTGATTGGTAATGTTATTAAAAATAGCGCATGGCAAGAATATAATATTGGTAGTCAAAAATTGATTACAACGCTAGAAACTAAAAAAAATAAATTAATTGAAATTTGTTTTGCGATGGGTAATTTATTAACTGATAACTTAAATAAAGAATTAGTGTTAGAAAAAGCGATGATTGATTTTTATAATGAGGTGGTTTAA
- the ftsH gene encoding ATP-dependent zinc metalloprotease FtsH: MNKKRMWFSIISTIIFIGLLVLMLVLWSKSDKTRISESELAAVVTGTKEGDNDRVIKYNDKEVKKMSVVAKTGRNSVQIDGEMILEGNQRVKYTSEWSLTGFNSFTYYTDDSGQPLNRWVVNLGNRLEGGFNSIDRDFVPFWQQALVQTLPWVLIIGVTIWFMMKMTKMSGGMAGGSPFSMGKNKARQIQSTVRFSDVAGINEEKEELVEIVDYLKNPQKYSAMGARAPKGVLMEGPPGTGKTLLAKAVAGEAGVPFFSISGSEFEEMFVGVGASRIREMFSAAKKSAPCIIFIDEIDAVGRKRTVSLGSGANEQTLNQLLVEMDGFGTNTGVIVMAATNRVDVLDPALLRPGRFDRQIQISLPDINEREAILKLHARNKAISVEIDFRRIAQRTPGFSGAQLENVLNEAAILCVRKGLKIISVEIIDEAIDRVVGGPAKESRKYSVMDKQIVSYHEAGHALIGVKLEAASMVQKVTIIPRGQAGGYTIMTPKEETMFHSKENLYATITGYLGGRAAEELMFGKTKITTGAHDDLEKATNIARHMVTEYGMSPLGLVQFESPKDEYNGGVKRYSEDIAAKIDSEVRKILDDCYVTAKAIISENKELLDLIAESLRVLETITAEQIEYINNNHQLPKEVLEEKQRNERNREKEANGEILEIKPKERKKADDSKKADKKDGEKETPKDKKE; the protein is encoded by the coding sequence ATGAATAAAAAGAGAATGTGGTTTTCAATTATTAGTACAATAATTTTTATTGGATTACTTGTATTAATGCTTGTTCTTTGGTCAAAATCAGATAAAACTCGCATTAGTGAAAGCGAATTAGCAGCAGTTGTAACTGGGACTAAAGAGGGAGACAATGACAGAGTCATTAAATATAATGACAAAGAAGTTAAAAAAATGTCAGTAGTGGCCAAAACTGGAAGAAATAGTGTCCAAATTGATGGTGAAATGATTTTAGAGGGAAACCAACGAGTTAAATATACTTCAGAATGAAGTTTAACTGGTTTTAACAGTTTTACTTACTATACTGATGACTCAGGCCAACCATTAAACCGTTGAGTTGTTAACCTAGGTAATAGATTAGAAGGGGGCTTTAATTCAATTGACCGTGATTTTGTGCCGTTCTGACAACAAGCATTAGTTCAAACCCTACCATGAGTATTAATAATTGGAGTAACAATTTGATTTATGATGAAAATGACGAAAATGTCAGGGGGAATGGCTGGTGGAAGTCCATTTTCAATGGGGAAAAATAAAGCTCGTCAAATTCAATCAACTGTAAGATTCTCAGATGTTGCTGGAATTAACGAAGAAAAAGAAGAACTTGTTGAAATTGTTGATTACTTAAAAAATCCACAAAAATATTCAGCAATGGGAGCACGTGCACCTAAAGGAGTTCTAATGGAAGGGCCTCCAGGAACAGGGAAAACATTATTAGCAAAAGCTGTTGCCGGAGAAGCTGGTGTACCTTTCTTTTCAATTTCTGGTTCAGAATTTGAAGAAATGTTTGTTGGGGTTGGAGCCTCAAGAATTCGTGAGATGTTTAGTGCGGCGAAAAAATCAGCACCTTGTATTATCTTTATTGATGAAATTGATGCTGTTGGACGTAAAAGAACAGTTTCACTAGGAAGTGGGGCAAATGAACAAACCCTAAACCAGTTACTAGTTGAAATGGATGGATTTGGAACAAATACCGGAGTTATTGTGATGGCAGCAACTAACCGAGTAGATGTTTTAGACCCAGCGTTATTACGACCAGGACGTTTTGACCGTCAAATTCAAATCTCATTACCTGATATTAATGAACGTGAAGCTATTTTAAAATTACATGCCCGAAATAAAGCAATCTCAGTGGAAATTGATTTCCGTCGAATTGCCCAAAGAACACCAGGGTTTTCAGGAGCACAATTAGAAAATGTTTTAAATGAAGCGGCAATTCTTTGTGTTCGAAAAGGTCTTAAAATTATTTCAGTTGAAATTATTGATGAAGCAATTGATCGAGTAGTTGGAGGACCAGCAAAAGAATCACGTAAATATTCAGTAATGGATAAACAAATTGTTTCTTACCATGAAGCTGGTCATGCCTTAATTGGTGTTAAATTAGAAGCAGCAAGTATGGTGCAAAAAGTAACAATTATTCCACGGGGACAAGCTGGGGGATATACAATTATGACACCAAAAGAAGAAACAATGTTCCATAGTAAAGAAAACCTATATGCAACAATTACTGGTTATTTAGGAGGACGTGCAGCAGAAGAATTAATGTTTGGAAAAACAAAAATTACAACTGGAGCACATGATGACTTAGAAAAAGCAACAAACATTGCTCGTCATATGGTAACTGAATATGGGATGAGTCCATTAGGTTTAGTACAATTTGAATCACCAAAAGATGAATATAATGGTGGTGTTAAACGTTATTCAGAAGATATTGCAGCTAAAATTGATAGTGAAGTTCGCAAAATCTTAGATGATTGTTATGTAACAGCCAAAGCAATTATTTCAGAAAACAAAGAATTATTAGATTTAATTGCTGAAAGTTTACGCGTCTTAGAAACAATTACTGCTGAACAAATTGAGTATATTAATAATAATCATCAATTGCCAAAAGAAGTATTAGAAGAAAAACAACGTAATGAACGCAATCGTGAAAAAGAAGCAAATGGGGAAATTTTAGAGATTAAACCCAAAGAACGTAAAAAAGCTGATGATTCAAAAAAGGCAGATAAAAAAGATGGTGAAAAAGAAACACCAAAAGATAAAAAGGAATAA
- a CDS encoding lipoprotein — protein sequence MKKILTILGAVSLTTMSVTSTVACQSNGGNWDDIPLKPPLVPFEVKGFAGLDFSHVNAQNKEQTLWNLIFKEIKGIFDRSQWNFDDLQQEVIRNDVDITNTKIDFYRNGTYSVKLFVDEDNVITIAKQVTTSNHIADKIRTTDLKNIHDTRPKTILIATIFKNTDIIMELDKFGEFFLGEQTPEGWNRQIYEDDDVVKGKILINKTNQTITIDTQKSEWNEDVDKPEKQYYGTVILTYDLKPINEPSEPNILKTEQDDLGDVPKPTMLQVFMKFITKNLPLINNLEYLSEFLNDVYLIITPTEDEKKYKAEFTAFKESRKKSRFFLGSVVVTFKSN from the coding sequence ATGAAAAAAATTTTAACAATACTAGGAGCAGTTAGTTTGACAACGATGTCAGTAACATCAACGGTCGCTTGCCAAAGTAATGGGGGGAATTGAGATGATATCCCCTTAAAACCACCATTAGTTCCATTTGAGGTTAAGGGCTTTGCCGGATTAGATTTTTCGCATGTAAATGCCCAAAATAAAGAACAAACGTTATGAAATTTAATCTTTAAAGAAATAAAAGGAATTTTTGACAGATCACAATGAAATTTTGATGATTTACAACAAGAAGTAATTCGTAATGATGTTGATATTACTAACACTAAAATTGATTTTTATCGGAATGGAACATATAGTGTTAAATTATTTGTTGATGAAGATAATGTTATTACAATTGCTAAACAAGTAACAACTTCAAACCATATTGCTGATAAAATACGAACAACTGATTTAAAAAATATCCATGATACACGCCCAAAAACAATCTTGATTGCAACAATTTTTAAAAACACAGACATTATTATGGAACTTGACAAGTTTGGGGAGTTCTTCTTAGGGGAACAAACCCCTGAAGGATGAAATCGCCAAATTTATGAAGATGATGATGTTGTTAAAGGTAAAATTTTAATTAATAAAACAAACCAGACAATAACAATTGATACACAAAAAAGTGAATGAAATGAAGATGTTGACAAACCTGAAAAACAATACTATGGGACAGTCATATTAACATATGATTTGAAACCAATTAACGAACCGTCTGAACCGAATATTTTAAAAACAGAACAGGATGATTTAGGTGACGTCCCAAAACCAACAATGCTACAAGTATTTATGAAATTTATTACAAAAAATTTACCATTAATTAATAATTTAGAATATTTATCAGAATTTTTAAATGATGTTTATTTAATAATTACGCCAACAGAGGATGAAAAAAAATATAAAGCTGAATTTACTGCTTTTAAAGAGTCACGTAAAAAGTCACGTTTTTTTCTGGGAAGCGTTGTAGTAACCTTTAAAAGTAATTAA
- a CDS encoding tRNA1(Val) (adenine(37)-N6)-methyltransferase, giving the protein MLNDLLNYENLKIYQRKDMFNFSIDTVLLARFATINNKVKNILDIGTNNAAIPLILSTQTLAHITGVEIQKDAIMLAQENVILNNRAEQIAIVHADIKEYIKAGTDNKFDLIICNPPFFKVGDYKLNEKSTLLIPARHETHLTLSDLIASLPKIIKNKGYFAMVHRVNRLAEIFTLLTKHSFAVKRLQFIYPFHNSEAANVLIEATFQGAPGLKVEEPIIVHDQNGEYSLQVQKWFSK; this is encoded by the coding sequence ATGTTAAATGATTTATTAAATTATGAAAACTTAAAAATATATCAGCGTAAAGACATGTTTAATTTTTCAATTGACACAGTTTTGTTGGCTCGTTTCGCAACAATTAATAATAAGGTCAAAAATATTTTAGATATTGGGACAAATAATGCTGCGATCCCCCTAATCTTATCAACCCAAACATTAGCTCATATTACTGGGGTAGAAATTCAAAAGGATGCGATAATGTTGGCACAAGAAAATGTAATTTTAAATAATAGAGCAGAACAAATTGCAATTGTTCATGCTGATATTAAAGAATATATTAAAGCTGGTACAGATAATAAATTTGATTTAATTATTTGTAACCCCCCATTTTTTAAAGTTGGCGATTATAAGTTAAATGAAAAAAGCACGTTATTAATTCCTGCTCGCCATGAAACACATTTAACATTGTCAGATTTAATTGCTAGTTTACCAAAAATTATTAAAAATAAAGGGTATTTTGCGATGGTTCATCGTGTTAATCGCTTAGCCGAAATTTTTACTTTACTAACTAAGCACAGTTTTGCTGTTAAACGTTTACAATTTATTTATCCCTTTCATAACAGTGAGGCTGCTAATGTTTTAATTGAAGCCACTTTTCAAGGGGCACCAGGGTTAAAAGTTGAAGAACCAATTATTGTTCATGATCAAAATGGGGAATATAGTTTACAGGTTCAAAAATGATTTTCAAAATAG